CACGCCGGTGGCCGGCATGCTTGATTTGCAGCAGGCCATCTGTGAAAAACTACAAGCGGACAACGGCCTGACGTACCAACCCAATGAAATTGTGGTGAGCAACGGTGCAAAACACTCTCTGACCAATGTTTTTGCGGCCTTGCTAAATCCCGGTGATGAAGTAATCATTCCCGCACCATATTGGGTCAGCTACTCGGAAATCGTAAAGCTAAACGACGGTGTTCCCGTCATTGTACCTACCCAAGCAGAAAATAACTTTAAAATTACCCCCCTGGAGTTGGCCGGAGCGGTAACATCCAAAACCAAAGCCATCCTGATTAACAGCCCTAACAACCCCACAGGCCAGGTTTATACCGCCAAGGAGCTGCAGGCGGTGGCCGATTTTGCGGTGGCCCGTAACCTGTACGTTGTTTCCGATGAAATCTATGAAAAACTAATCTACGGGGAGCACGAACATGTAAGTATTGCCTCCCTCAATGAAAAGATTAAAGATTTGACCATTGTCATTAACGGTGTTTCCAAATCATACGCCATGACCGGCTGGCGCATCGGCTATACCGCCTGCCGCGCCGACATAGCCAAAACCATGAGCAGTATTCAAAGCCATGCCACCAGCAACCCCAATTCCATCGCCCAAAAAGCCACCATTGCCGCCCTAACCGGCTCACAACAATGCGTGGCCGACATGAAAGTTGCCTTTAGCCAGCGCCGCGATTACATGGTAGATAAAATCTCTGCCATCCCCGGCCTTTCCTGTATAGAACCCACCGGCGCCTTCTATGTCTTTATGGATGTCTCCAGCCTCTTTGAGCGCAGCCTAAACGGACAGCCGGTGCAAACCAGCGATAACTTCGCCGCCCTGCTTTTGGAACAGGCCAAAGTGGCGGTGGTCCCCGGCACCGGTTTTG
This window of the Dethiobacter alkaliphilus AHT 1 genome carries:
- a CDS encoding pyridoxal phosphate-dependent aminotransferase, with the protein product MLSKKAQSISPSPTLAIDAKAKKMKADGVDVIGFGAGEPDFDTPEHIKDAAVSAIHDGFTRYTPVAGMLDLQQAICEKLQADNGLTYQPNEIVVSNGAKHSLTNVFAALLNPGDEVIIPAPYWVSYSEIVKLNDGVPVIVPTQAENNFKITPLELAGAVTSKTKAILINSPNNPTGQVYTAKELQAVADFAVARNLYVVSDEIYEKLIYGEHEHVSIASLNEKIKDLTIVINGVSKSYAMTGWRIGYTACRADIAKTMSSIQSHATSNPNSIAQKATIAALTGSQQCVADMKVAFSQRRDYMVDKISAIPGLSCIEPTGAFYVFMDVSSLFERSLNGQPVQTSDNFAALLLEQAKVAVVPGTGFGAPNYVRLSYALGMEQIKTGMTRIEDFINQLK